The Austwickia sp. genome includes a region encoding these proteins:
- a CDS encoding thioredoxin domain-containing protein, with translation MASAPQNDRQRKIAEAAGRPGGGNSKKILAAVVGLLVVLGIVLALWLPNRGGDTPAPTASGSTSGGTATSGATSGSATSGGTSGATSGAVALPKGVKDGTSPIVASNGGVLKEGVPTLTIFEDFQCPACKQAEDLFGARIRELGKAGKVNLAYYVETFLDDSLRNDASKRAGNAALCAADAGKFEDAHDKIFAKQPAKEGDGYTDETLQAAVADAGVSGAALDTWKQCAANKTYLPYLKSVDRYSFETVKLQGTPAFYVNGKAMSLAGVGSADDFEKKLFETAK, from the coding sequence ATGGCGTCCGCCCCGCAGAACGATCGGCAGCGCAAGATCGCCGAGGCCGCCGGCAGGCCAGGCGGCGGGAACAGCAAGAAGATCCTCGCCGCGGTCGTGGGCCTGCTCGTGGTGCTCGGCATCGTGCTCGCGCTGTGGCTGCCCAACCGCGGCGGCGACACCCCCGCCCCCACGGCCAGTGGGTCGACCTCCGGGGGAACGGCCACGAGCGGCGCGACGTCGGGCAGCGCCACCTCGGGGGGCACGTCCGGGGCCACCAGCGGCGCGGTCGCGCTGCCGAAGGGCGTCAAGGACGGGACCTCGCCGATCGTCGCGAGCAACGGCGGCGTCCTCAAGGAGGGCGTGCCGACGCTGACCATCTTCGAGGACTTCCAGTGCCCGGCCTGCAAGCAGGCCGAGGACCTCTTCGGGGCGCGCATCCGGGAGCTGGGCAAGGCCGGCAAGGTCAACCTCGCCTACTACGTCGAGACCTTCCTGGACGACAGCCTGCGCAACGACGCCTCGAAGCGGGCCGGGAACGCCGCCCTGTGCGCCGCGGACGCCGGCAAGTTCGAGGACGCGCACGACAAGATCTTCGCCAAGCAGCCCGCCAAGGAGGGCGACGGCTACACCGATGAGACGCTGCAGGCGGCCGTGGCCGATGCCGGGGTCTCCGGGGCGGCCCTCGACACGTGGAAGCAGTGCGCGGCGAACAAGACCTACCTGCCCTACCTCAAGAGCGTCGACCGCTACAGCTTCGAGACGGTCAAGCTGCAGGGCACGCCCGCGTTCTACGTCAACGGCAAGGCCATGAGCCTGGCTGGCGTCGGCAGCGCGGACGACTTCGAGAAGAAGCTGTTCGAGACGGCGAAGTGA
- a CDS encoding DoxX family membrane protein, whose amino-acid sequence MRSLRPAPWQRWVSLAARLALAAVWLYAASTKLGKPLTSARAVQAYDIFPYDLAGLIGQALPVVELALGLLLLVGLFVRPVAILSGILLVVFIAGIASAWARGLRIDCGCFGGGGALAWDQQPAYLQEILRDVGFLILAGWLVLRPNSPLAVDNRFERSAPAGYPADGVGPGTTP is encoded by the coding sequence GTGAGGAGTTTGCGCCCCGCGCCCTGGCAGCGCTGGGTCAGCCTGGCCGCGCGACTCGCCCTCGCCGCGGTCTGGTTGTACGCCGCCTCGACCAAGCTCGGCAAGCCGTTGACCAGCGCGCGGGCCGTGCAGGCGTACGACATCTTCCCCTACGATCTCGCCGGCCTCATCGGGCAGGCGCTCCCGGTGGTCGAGCTGGCGCTCGGGCTGCTGCTGCTCGTCGGCTTGTTCGTCCGGCCGGTCGCGATCCTGTCCGGGATCCTGCTGGTCGTCTTCATCGCGGGCATCGCCTCGGCGTGGGCCCGCGGGCTGCGCATCGACTGCGGCTGCTTCGGCGGCGGGGGTGCCCTGGCGTGGGACCAGCAGCCGGCCTACCTGCAGGAGATCCTGCGCGATGTGGGCTTCCTCATCCTCGCCGGATGGCTGGTGCTGCGGCCCAATTCGCCGCTGGCCGTGGACAATCGATTCGAGCGCAGCGCCCCTGCCGGATACCCGGCGGACGGCGTCGGCCCCGGAACCACCCCCTGA
- a CDS encoding tryptophan synthase subunit alpha — MSAATATATNRTSSGAGREALEAVLAQAKAEGRAALMGYLPVGYPTVPESLEAMRTLVEGGCDVVEVGFPYSDPVLDGPVIQDAASTAMANGVRLTDVFQAARAVVEAGGVAVVMSYWNPIRTYGVDRFAADLAAAGGAGVITPDLIPDEAGEWLAAAQAHDLAPIFLVAPSSTSARLAMTTAHCRGFVYVTSVMGVTGARTSVGSAARELVARTRAATDLPLCVGLGVSNGAQAAELAAVADGVIVGSALVKTLSGDAPWPDRLTALRGLVAELAAGVRRGHA, encoded by the coding sequence ATGAGCGCCGCCACGGCCACGGCCACGAACCGTACGTCGAGCGGGGCGGGCCGCGAGGCCCTCGAGGCGGTGCTCGCCCAGGCCAAGGCGGAGGGTCGGGCCGCGCTGATGGGCTACCTGCCGGTCGGGTACCCCACGGTGCCCGAGTCCCTCGAGGCCATGCGCACGCTGGTCGAGGGCGGCTGCGACGTCGTCGAGGTGGGCTTCCCCTACAGCGATCCGGTGCTCGACGGCCCGGTGATCCAGGACGCGGCGTCGACGGCGATGGCCAACGGCGTACGGCTCACCGACGTCTTCCAGGCCGCCCGCGCGGTTGTGGAGGCGGGCGGCGTTGCCGTGGTGATGAGCTACTGGAACCCGATCCGCACCTACGGCGTCGACCGGTTCGCCGCCGACCTGGCCGCGGCGGGGGGAGCCGGGGTGATCACGCCGGACCTCATTCCCGACGAGGCGGGGGAGTGGCTCGCCGCCGCGCAGGCCCACGACCTGGCCCCGATCTTCCTCGTCGCGCCGAGCTCGACCTCGGCCCGGCTGGCGATGACCACGGCGCACTGCCGCGGGTTCGTCTACGTGACCTCGGTGATGGGCGTCACCGGCGCGCGGACCAGCGTCGGCTCGGCCGCCCGCGAGCTGGTCGCCCGCACCCGCGCCGCGACCGACCTGCCGCTGTGCGTCGGCCTCGGCGTGAGCAACGGCGCCCAGGCGGCCGAACTTGCCGCGGTCGCCGACGGGGTCATCGTCGGGTCCGCGCTGGTCAAGACCTTGTCCGGCGACGCTCCGTGGCCCGACCGGCTGACGGCCCTGCGCGGCCTCGTCGCCGAGCTCGCCGCCGGGGTCCGGCGAGGCCACGCGTGA
- the trpB gene encoding tryptophan synthase subunit beta, with protein MGIGVGRFGDFGGRYVPEALIAALEELDEARLKAAVDPEFQAELRRLQTEYTGRPSLLTEVPRFAEHCGGARVFLKREDLNHTGSHKINNVLGQALLTVRMGKKRVIAETGAGQHGVATATAAALMGLDSVVYMGERDTQRQALNVARMRLLGAEVIPVTHGSRTLKDAVNEALRDWVANVETTHYVLGTVTGPHPFPEMVRDFHKVIGEEAREQILARVGRLPDAVIACVGGGSNAMGLFHRFRDDAGVRLIGVEAGGQGIASGKHAARFSGGSRGVLHGAATYVLQDDDGQTVESHSISAGLDYPSVGPEHAHLHESGRAEYRAATDQAAMEAFRLLTRTEGILPAIESAHALAGAMDVGRELGPDAILIVNLSGRGDKDVDTAARYFGLVTGEELVEAEEIKAAEPVDEAEGSGW; from the coding sequence ATGGGCATCGGGGTCGGCCGCTTCGGCGATTTCGGCGGCCGGTACGTCCCGGAGGCCCTCATCGCCGCCCTGGAGGAACTCGACGAGGCCCGGCTGAAGGCCGCGGTCGACCCCGAGTTCCAGGCCGAGCTGCGCCGGCTGCAGACGGAATACACCGGCCGCCCGAGCCTGCTCACGGAGGTGCCGCGGTTCGCCGAGCACTGCGGCGGGGCCCGGGTCTTCCTCAAGCGCGAAGACCTCAACCACACGGGCAGCCACAAGATCAACAACGTCCTGGGGCAGGCGCTGCTCACCGTGCGGATGGGCAAGAAGCGCGTCATCGCCGAGACCGGGGCCGGCCAGCACGGGGTGGCGACCGCCACCGCAGCCGCGCTCATGGGGCTCGACTCCGTCGTCTACATGGGCGAGCGCGACACCCAGCGGCAGGCCCTCAACGTGGCGCGGATGCGCCTGCTCGGGGCGGAGGTCATCCCCGTCACCCACGGGAGCCGCACCCTCAAGGACGCCGTCAACGAGGCCCTGCGGGACTGGGTGGCCAACGTCGAGACGACGCACTACGTGCTGGGCACCGTCACCGGACCGCACCCCTTCCCCGAGATGGTCCGCGACTTCCACAAGGTCATCGGCGAGGAGGCCCGCGAGCAGATCCTCGCCCGCGTCGGTCGCCTGCCCGACGCGGTCATCGCCTGCGTCGGTGGGGGCAGCAACGCCATGGGCCTGTTCCACCGGTTCCGCGACGACGCCGGCGTGCGGCTGATCGGCGTGGAGGCCGGCGGCCAAGGCATCGCCTCCGGCAAGCACGCCGCGCGGTTCTCCGGCGGGTCGCGGGGGGTGCTGCACGGCGCCGCGACGTACGTCCTGCAGGACGACGACGGCCAGACCGTCGAGTCGCACTCGATCTCGGCGGGCCTGGACTACCCCAGCGTGGGGCCGGAGCATGCGCACCTGCATGAGAGCGGCCGGGCGGAATACCGCGCCGCCACCGACCAGGCGGCCATGGAGGCGTTCCGGCTGCTGACCCGCACGGAGGGGATCCTGCCGGCAATCGAGTCCGCGCACGCGCTGGCCGGCGCGATGGACGTGGGCCGCGAGCTCGGCCCGGACGCGATCCTCATCGTCAACCTCTCCGGCCGGGGCGACAAGGACGTGGACACCGCGGCCCGCTACTTCGGCCTGGTCACGGGCGAGGAGCTGGTCGAGGCGGAGGAGATCAAGGCGGCCGAGCCGGTCGACGAGGCGGAGGGGAGCGGCTGGTGA
- the trpC gene encoding indole-3-glycerol phosphate synthase TrpC, giving the protein MPTVLDEIIEGVREDLVQRRARVSLPDLKERAARAVDPRDALAALRQGEFGVKVIAEVKRSSPSKGALAMIADPAGLARDYETGGASVISVLTEQRRFGGSLDDLVAVRGAVDIPVLRKDFIVDPYQIWEARAHGADLVLLIVAALEQEVLVGLLERTRSLGMHALVEVHDEDEASRAVQAGAAIVGVNNRNLKTLDVDRGTFGRIAPHLPAGVVKVAESGVRGPHDVLELARLGADAVLVGEALVTGGRPREAVQELVTAGSHPCLRHPGES; this is encoded by the coding sequence GTGCCTACCGTTCTGGACGAGATCATCGAGGGCGTCCGCGAAGACCTCGTGCAGCGTCGCGCCCGGGTGAGCCTCCCGGACCTGAAGGAACGCGCCGCCCGCGCGGTCGATCCGCGCGACGCGCTGGCCGCCCTGCGCCAAGGTGAGTTCGGGGTCAAGGTCATCGCTGAGGTCAAGCGGAGCAGCCCGAGCAAGGGGGCGCTCGCGATGATCGCGGACCCCGCCGGGCTCGCGCGGGACTACGAAACCGGCGGCGCGAGCGTGATCAGCGTGCTGACCGAGCAGCGACGGTTCGGCGGCAGCCTGGACGACCTCGTCGCGGTGCGCGGGGCGGTTGACATCCCGGTGCTGCGCAAGGACTTCATCGTGGATCCGTATCAGATCTGGGAGGCCCGGGCCCACGGCGCCGACCTGGTCCTGCTCATCGTCGCCGCGCTGGAGCAGGAGGTCCTCGTCGGCTTGCTGGAGCGGACCCGGTCCCTGGGCATGCACGCCCTCGTGGAGGTCCACGACGAGGACGAGGCGAGCCGCGCGGTGCAGGCCGGGGCCGCGATCGTCGGCGTCAACAACCGCAATCTCAAGACCCTGGACGTCGATCGCGGCACGTTCGGGCGGATCGCCCCGCACCTGCCCGCCGGGGTCGTCAAGGTGGCCGAGTCCGGCGTCCGCGGGCCGCACGACGTTCTCGAACTCGCCCGGCTCGGCGCCGACGCCGTGCTCGTCGGCGAGGCGCTCGTGACCGGCGGCCGCCCGCGGGAGGCCGTCCAGGAGCTGGTCACCGCGGGTTCGCATCCGTGCCTTCGCCACCCGGGAGAGTCGTGA
- a CDS encoding Trp biosynthesis-associated membrane protein, whose product MSGAGPAPRASGDPVRSGGAAPVRAGVLTRRATAVLVALAGAGLGLIVAARPLATGQAGAGGVTTGARLSATGSGLAPAYPALLLVAAAAAATLAFAGPRLRVVVAVLLGAAGLGAEVAWRAGLGDAAAGLSRSTVPPGLPVHDVTVSSLAWIGDLAALVVLLGAGLALAFGSRWGRGSRRYDAPVDPAGSAGAGIASAASGVPGPPGDAAGVADGPGAAEPRQPGTSGRPRNATSGAGRTEASHVSEAASRRADDDWDALSRGEDPTL is encoded by the coding sequence ATGAGCGGTGCCGGCCCGGCGCCGCGCGCGAGCGGCGACCCGGTGCGTTCCGGCGGTGCCGCGCCAGTCCGGGCCGGGGTGCTGACGCGCCGGGCGACCGCCGTGCTGGTGGCGCTCGCCGGCGCGGGCCTCGGCCTCATCGTGGCGGCCCGGCCGCTGGCGACCGGCCAGGCGGGTGCCGGCGGCGTCACGACCGGGGCCCGGTTGAGCGCCACGGGGTCCGGCCTGGCCCCGGCGTACCCCGCGCTGCTCCTCGTCGCCGCCGCAGCGGCGGCGACGCTCGCGTTCGCCGGGCCGCGGCTGCGGGTGGTCGTGGCGGTGCTCCTCGGCGCGGCGGGGCTGGGGGCGGAGGTCGCCTGGCGGGCGGGGCTCGGCGACGCGGCGGCCGGGCTGTCCCGGTCGACGGTGCCCCCGGGGCTGCCCGTCCACGACGTCACCGTGTCGTCCCTTGCCTGGATCGGCGATCTCGCGGCCCTGGTGGTGCTGCTCGGCGCCGGGTTGGCGTTGGCCTTCGGGTCGCGCTGGGGGCGGGGGTCGCGGCGGTACGACGCGCCCGTCGATCCCGCGGGTAGCGCCGGCGCCGGGATCGCGTCCGCCGCGTCTGGCGTTCCGGGACCTCCCGGCGACGCCGCGGGCGTGGCGGATGGGCCGGGAGCAGCGGAGCCGCGGCAGCCCGGTACGTCGGGTCGGCCGCGAAACGCTACGTCGGGAGCGGGGCGGACCGAGGCGTCGCACGTGTCGGAAGCCGCGAGCCGGCGGGCCGACGATGACTGGGATGCCCTCTCCCGGGGCGAGGACCCCACCCTCTGA
- a CDS encoding anthranilate synthase component I, with amino-acid sequence MTDTGAATIGGAPGAEVTLAYGATWPSLDDFRELARGRRFIPVVRRLLADAETPLGVYRKLAGSRPGTFLLESAEHGGVWSRYSIVGAASRAVLTERDGRACWLGDVPVGIPTDGDPVEVLRDALAALATEPIRGLPPLTGGFVGYVGYDAVRRWEPLPAEAVDDLGLPELAMMLATDLAVLDHADGSIYLVANAVNFDNTDERVDEAHADALRRLDAMTVALAEPAAATVAVIDAAEAGSAADGTGVVSNQTREQFEAMVETGKEAIRAGEVFQVVLAQRFSAPCPADALDVYRVLRTTNPSPYMYLLRLVDPGGRPMDVVGSSPEALVKVESGRVITHPIAGSRPRGATPEEDETLAAELVVDPKERAEHVMLVDLSRNDLQKVCEPGSVEVVDLMSVHRYSHIMHLESTVVGALRADRSAYDVLAATFPAGTLSGAPKPRAMELIDALEPTRRGLYGGVVGYLDVHGDLDAAIAIRTAVILDGTAYVQAGGGIVADSVPASEYLESVSKAAAALRAVARAATMRPPEASR; translated from the coding sequence ATGACCGACACCGGAGCAGCCACGATCGGGGGCGCCCCCGGTGCGGAGGTCACGCTCGCGTACGGCGCCACCTGGCCCTCGCTGGACGACTTCCGCGAGCTGGCCCGCGGCCGGCGGTTCATCCCCGTCGTGCGGCGCCTGCTCGCCGACGCGGAGACCCCGCTGGGGGTGTACCGAAAGCTGGCCGGGTCTCGGCCCGGAACCTTCCTGCTGGAGTCCGCGGAGCACGGCGGGGTGTGGTCGCGCTACTCGATCGTGGGCGCGGCCTCGCGCGCGGTCCTCACCGAGCGCGACGGCCGGGCCTGCTGGCTCGGGGACGTGCCGGTCGGCATTCCGACGGACGGCGACCCGGTCGAGGTGCTGCGGGATGCGCTGGCCGCGCTGGCGACGGAGCCGATCCGCGGGCTGCCGCCGCTGACCGGCGGGTTCGTGGGGTACGTGGGCTACGACGCCGTACGCCGGTGGGAGCCGCTGCCCGCCGAGGCGGTCGACGACCTGGGCCTGCCGGAGCTGGCGATGATGCTGGCCACCGACCTGGCCGTGCTGGACCACGCCGACGGCTCGATCTACCTCGTCGCGAACGCGGTGAACTTCGACAACACCGACGAGCGCGTCGACGAGGCCCACGCCGACGCGCTGCGGCGGCTCGACGCCATGACCGTCGCCCTGGCCGAGCCGGCCGCGGCGACCGTCGCCGTCATCGACGCGGCCGAGGCCGGATCCGCGGCGGACGGCACGGGCGTGGTGAGCAACCAGACCCGCGAGCAGTTCGAGGCCATGGTCGAGACAGGCAAGGAAGCGATCCGGGCGGGCGAGGTCTTCCAGGTCGTGCTGGCGCAGCGGTTCAGCGCGCCGTGCCCCGCCGACGCCCTCGACGTCTACCGGGTGCTGCGCACGACGAACCCGAGCCCGTATATGTACCTGCTCCGCCTCGTCGACCCCGGCGGCCGGCCGATGGACGTCGTGGGCTCCAGCCCCGAGGCGCTCGTGAAGGTCGAGTCCGGGCGGGTCATCACCCATCCCATCGCCGGGTCGCGGCCGCGTGGCGCGACGCCGGAGGAGGACGAGACGCTGGCCGCCGAGCTCGTGGTCGACCCCAAGGAGCGCGCCGAGCACGTGATGCTCGTCGACCTGTCCCGCAACGACCTGCAGAAGGTCTGCGAGCCGGGGTCCGTCGAGGTCGTGGACCTGATGAGCGTGCACCGCTACAGCCACATCATGCATTTGGAGTCGACGGTGGTGGGGGCCCTGCGGGCCGACCGCAGCGCGTACGACGTCCTCGCCGCCACCTTCCCCGCGGGCACCCTGTCGGGGGCCCCGAAGCCGCGGGCGATGGAGCTCATCGACGCCCTCGAGCCGACGCGGCGGGGGCTCTACGGTGGCGTCGTCGGCTATCTCGACGTGCACGGCGACCTCGACGCGGCCATCGCGATCCGGACGGCGGTGATCCTCGACGGGACGGCGTACGTGCAGGCCGGCGGCGGCATCGTCGCCGACTCGGTGCCGGCCAGCGAGTACTTGGAGAGCGTGTCGAAGGCCGCCGCTGCGCTGCGGGCCGTGGCCCGGGCCGCGACGATGCGTCCCCCCGAGGCGAGCCGATGA
- the hisI gene encoding phosphoribosyl-AMP cyclohydrolase, producing MTDVTQPSSTPPSGRAAADGLDPTVADRLKRDANGLVAAIVQDHRTGEVLMLGWMDDEALRRTLSTGRVTFWSRSRSEYWLKGDTSGHVQYVQSVAIDCDGDALLVRVEQVGAACHTGARTCFFTELPAVRGGEDAS from the coding sequence ATGACCGACGTGACGCAACCCTCCTCCACCCCGCCGAGCGGCCGAGCCGCGGCCGACGGCCTCGACCCGACGGTGGCCGACCGGCTCAAGCGCGACGCGAACGGCCTGGTCGCCGCGATCGTGCAGGACCACCGCACCGGCGAGGTGCTCATGCTCGGGTGGATGGACGACGAGGCGCTGCGCCGGACGCTGAGCACCGGCCGCGTGACGTTCTGGTCGCGGAGCCGCTCGGAGTACTGGCTCAAGGGCGACACGTCGGGGCACGTGCAGTACGTGCAGTCGGTCGCGATCGACTGCGACGGCGACGCGCTGCTCGTGCGCGTCGAGCAGGTGGGCGCGGCGTGCCACACCGGGGCCCGGACCTGCTTCTTCACCGAGCTGCCGGCCGTCCGCGGCGGAGAGGACGCCTCATGA
- a CDS encoding TIGR03085 family protein, whose protein sequence is MTGLAQQERAAFCDTLTRVGPDAPTLCEGWDARDLAAHLVLRERRPDAAAGVLVPVQVLTDHTQRVQEQYAEQPWDALVDMVREGPKGWSPIRVGSVDDAINLAEFYVHHEDVLRAEPGWTPQARRELDRDFAEALWARLRQVGQLFFRRSPVGLTLDAGGVGGRKQVKGETREGAVTLCGDPGEILLFAFGRGSVAQVRIEGEPDAVAKFRETRFGL, encoded by the coding sequence ATGACCGGACTCGCCCAGCAGGAACGCGCCGCCTTCTGTGACACCCTCACCCGCGTCGGACCCGATGCCCCCACGCTCTGCGAGGGCTGGGACGCCCGTGACCTGGCCGCTCACCTCGTGCTGCGCGAGCGGCGCCCCGACGCGGCCGCCGGCGTGCTCGTTCCCGTCCAGGTGCTGACGGACCACACGCAGCGGGTGCAGGAGCAGTACGCCGAGCAGCCGTGGGACGCCCTGGTCGACATGGTGCGCGAAGGCCCCAAGGGCTGGTCCCCCATCCGGGTGGGCAGCGTCGACGACGCCATCAACCTCGCCGAGTTCTACGTCCACCACGAGGACGTCCTGCGGGCCGAGCCGGGCTGGACCCCGCAGGCGCGCCGCGAGCTGGACCGCGACTTCGCGGAGGCGCTGTGGGCGCGACTGCGGCAGGTGGGCCAGCTGTTCTTCCGCCGCTCCCCCGTCGGGCTCACCCTCGATGCGGGCGGCGTCGGCGGCCGCAAGCAGGTGAAGGGGGAGACCCGCGAAGGGGCCGTCACCCTGTGCGGAGACCCGGGCGAGATCCTGCTATTCGCCTTCGGGCGCGGCTCGGTGGCGCAGGTCCGCATCGAGGGCGAGCCGGACGCCGTCGCCAAGTTCCGCGAGACCCGCTTCGGTCTCTGA